The Vicia villosa cultivar HV-30 ecotype Madison, WI linkage group LG1, Vvil1.0, whole genome shotgun sequence genome includes a region encoding these proteins:
- the LOC131626760 gene encoding E3 ubiquitin-protein ligase UPL5-like: MTPIETPIQQQQQQRSSSKRKLDDDDESVLDDDLVYVRMRKEETTETTVKPWSGGGCRGGGGDGNNSLLKNRGPVCFFIRMVSEGYSVVMNAFPETTVQSIHERIYEMKRIPVYEQRLIFKGKQLQWEQTLAECGIQKDVILELVGRMRSTEHPQAWQVVNDMVTIAYDLCVGGNVEEPVKTVKNLLTTYINLALTPKAKHDSDSANKYFQIFMNCSAISILVTLYVSPFAGNKTCSDTCIRHFLSCCRTTLSETFHTQAARVALEFCKLLRRVGTHDPLYIYCRNSLGFFLERSEISLAPSEDQNEKGSVLVQDLFPFVRELADSLLMDLDMSIDTPSFTCPVTSNVGDFAAFLVQVRNGIKKQQILRGGFVPYNKVGKNSLVLKEIEYLFLLYDQMLCKIEICLQKMDKRFVNKEMSHEENYFHPACSLYLSVLKELHKISKLYDGASEKLQGVLTRQKTVLCQLLVKYAKRTDEHQWILEHKNVTNFEARRHLAMMMFPEVKEDYEELHEMLIDRSQLLTESFEYVARAEPESLRAGLFMEFKNEEATGPGVLREWFLLVCQAIFNQENALFVSSPNDKTRFLPNSASKVHPLHLEYFSFCGRVIALALMHGVQVGIVFDRVFFLQLAGKSITVEDIKDADPELYRSCKQILDMDSDLVDSDALGLTFVREVDELGHRKVIELYPGGKDVVVTSKNRAKYICLLIQNRFVTSIAQQVSHFAKGFADILSSTNLRTSFFQGLDPEDLDWMLRGSKDAISVEDWKKHTEYNGYKETDIQISWFWEIVGKMTAEEKKILLFFWTSVKYLPVEGFCGLGSHLYIYKSHESGDHLPSSHTCFYRLCFPAYSSMPVMQARLKVITQEHIGSSFGTW, translated from the exons ATGACTCCGATCGAAACCcctattcaacaacaacaacagcaacgtTCATCGTCGAAACGGAAATTAGACGATGACGATGAAAGCGTGTTAGATGATGACTTAGTGTATGTGAGAATGAGAAAGGAGGAGACAACGGAAACAACAGTTAAGCCGTGGAGCGGAGGAGGTTGCCGTGGCGGAGGTGGCGACGGAAACAACAGTTTGTTGAAGAATAGAGGACCGGTTTGTTTTTTCATTCGCATGGTTTCGGAAGGATACAGTGTTGTGATGAACGCTTTTCCGGAAACTACTGTGCAATCAATTCATGAACGGATATATGAAATGAAGAGAATTCCTGTTTACGAACAGAGGTTGATTTTCAAAGGTAAACAGCTTCAGTGGGAACAAACTCTGGCGGAGTGTGGTATACAGAAGGATGTGATTCTTGAACTGGTTGGTCGAATGCGGAGTACGGAGCATCCTCAAGCGTGGCAAGTTGTGAATGATATGGTTACTATTGCTTATGATCTTTGTGTTGGTGGGAATGTTGAGGAACCTGTTAAAACTGTGAAGAATTTACTCACTACTTATATTAATCTGGCTTTGACACCGAAAGCGAAACATGATTCTGATTCTGCTAATAAGTATTTCCAGATTTTCATGAATTGTTCGGCTATATCGATTCTGGTTACTCTCTATGTTTCGCCGTTTGCAGGTAACAAGACCTGCTCTGATACTTGTATTAGGCATTTTTTGAGTTGTTGTAGGACTACATTGTCCGAGACATTTCATACTCAGGCTGCGCGTGTGGCGTTGGAGTTTTGTAAATTGCTTAGGAGAGTAGGGACTCATGATCCTTTGTATATCTATTGTCGGAATTCTTTGGGGTTTTTCTTGGAACGTTCTGAAATTTCACTTGCTCCTTCTGAGGATCAGAATGAGAAAGGTTCGGTGTTAGTTCAAGATTTATTCCCGTTTGTTCGTGAACTTGCTGATAGTTTGTTGATGGATTTGGATATGAGCATTGATACACCTTCCTTTACTTGTCCTGTGACGAGCAATGTTGGTGATTTTGCTGCCTTTTTAGTTCAGGTGAGGAATGGAATCAAGAAGCAACAGATTCTCCGTGGTGGTTTTGTACCTTACAACAAGGTTGGAAAGAACAGCTTGGTCCTTAAAGAGATTGAATACCTTTTTCTGTTGTACGATCAGATGTTGTGCAAAATTGAAATTTGCCTTCAAAAAATGGATAAGAGATTCGTTAACAAGGAAATGTCTCATGAGGAGAATTATTTTCATCCTGCATGCTCTCTCTATCTTTCCGTTTTGAAGGAGTTGCATAAGATTTCTAAGCTTTATGATGGTGCTTCAGAAAAGCTCCAGGGCGTTTTGACGCGTCAAAAGACTGTGCTGTGTCAGCTGCTCGTTAAATATGCAAAGAGGACCGATGAGCATCAGTGGATTCTCGAGCACAAGAATGTTACCAATTTCGAGGCTAGGAGGCATTTGGCCATGATGATGTTCCCGGAGGTTAAGGAAGACTATGAAGAGCTACATGAGATGCTCATTGACAGGTCTCAGTTGTTAACTGAATCTTTTGAATACGTCGCACGGGCTGAGCCTGAGTCACTGCGTGCTGGCCTCTTTATGGAATTCAAAAATGAGGAAGCCACTGGCCCCGGTGTGCTGAGGGAGTGGTTCCTTTTGGTTTGTCAAGCAATATTCAATCAGGAAAATGCTCTTTTTGTTTCCAGCCCAAATGATAAAACGAGATTTCTCCCTAATTCTG CTTCCAAGGTGCATCCTCTGCATCTTGAGTACTTCAGCTTCTGTGGTCGAGTTATTGCATTAGCTTTGATGCATGGGGTGCAAGTAGGTATTGTTTTTGATCGGGTGTTTTTCTTGCAATTGGCTGGAAAGTCTATTACTGTTGAAGATATAAAGGATGCAGATCCTGAGCTTTATAGAAGCTGCAAGCAGATATTGGACATGGATTCTGATCTAGTTGATTCAGATGCATTAGGATTGACATTTGTTAGAGAAGTGGATGAATTAGGACACAGGAAAGTGATCGAGCTCTATCCCGGTGGAAAAGATGTTGTAGTTACTAGTAAGAACAGGGCGAAGTATATTTGTCTTCTTATACAAAATCGCTTTGTAACATCCATAGCTCAGCAGGTGTCACACTTTGCCAAAGGTTTTGCTGATATTCTCTCAAGTACAAACCTCCGAACGTCCTTTTTTCAAGGTTTAGATCCCGAAGATCTTGATTGGATGCTACGTGGGAGCAAAGATGCCATTTCTGTCGAAGATTGGAAAAAACACACTGAATATAATGGCTATAAAGAGACTGATATTCAGATATCTTGGTTTTGGGAG ATAGTGGGGAAAATGACAGCCGAAGAAaagaaaattctccttttcttTTGGACATCTGTGAAATATTTACCAGTTGAAGGCTTCTGTGGTTTGGGTTCCCATCTCTACATTTACAAGTCCCATGAATCTGGTGATCACCTTCCTTCATCTCACACATGCTTTTACCGGCTGTGTTTCCCAGCTTATTCATCAATGCCTGTCATGCAAGCTCGTCTCAAAGTCATTACTCAAGAACATATTGGCAGTAGTTTTGGTACTTGGTGA
- the LOC131626770 gene encoding uncharacterized protein LOC131626770 has translation MATIEVETQQVVPTIVTENETVEATKVDETTPASEVLVSEPVTTEQPKEEAAVEAAVEKEAETEVPAEVETTEVAEEAKPEVENPATEKVEEVKEEATTEEAKETTETESAAPTPVEENKAAETAVEEVATEEVTTEA, from the exons ATGGCCACTATTGAG GTTGAAACACAGCAAGTAGTACCAACAATTGTGACAGAAAATGAAACAGTTGAGGCAACTAAGGTGGATGAAACAACACCCGCCTCCGAGGTTCTTGTCTCAGAACCAGTCACCACGGAACAACCAAAAGAAGAAGCTGCCGTAGAAGCAGCAGTTGAGAAAGAAGCAGAAACTGAGGTACCAGCTGAAGTTGAGACTACAGAAGTGGCAGAAGAAGCCAAGCCAGAGGTAGAGAACCCGGCAACCGAGAAAGTTGAAGAAGTGAAAGAGGAGGCAACAACTGAGGAGGCTAAAGAAACTACTGAAACAGAATCAGCAGCACCAACACCAGTTGAGGAGAACAAAGCGGCCGAAACAGCAGTGGAAGAAGTCGCCACAGAAGAAGTCACCACGGAAGCATAG